A genomic stretch from Desulfolutivibrio sulfodismutans DSM 3696 includes:
- a CDS encoding Hpt domain-containing protein has protein sequence MREALARGDLETVRRGGHSLKGSAATMGVPAVEILGRDIEQAVHDGDRAHLEDLLAELSACLENLDIRLR, from the coding sequence ATGCGGGAGGCCCTGGCCCGGGGCGACCTGGAGACGGTGCGCCGGGGCGGCCACAGCCTCAAAGGTTCGGCGGCCACCATGGGGGTTCCCGCCGTTGAGATCCTGGGCCGGGACATCGAGCAGGCCGTGCACGACGGCGACAGGGCGCACCTGGAGGATCTGCTGGCCGAGCTGTCGGCCTGCCTGGAAAACCTCGACATCCGGCTGCGGTAG
- a CDS encoding hydantoinase/oxoprolinase family protein — MLLGIDVGGTHTDAVLIGRQGIVAMAKIKTDHDNLLVSIKDALESIVSVAGPEGVSRLNLSTTLSTNAIVEGDTEPVGMFVSGGPGIDPALYRVGDHYFTAEGCIDHRGEETGPLDEAAVDRGMAACREAGVSVFAAVSKFSTRNPAHENRIKELVHPLADYVAMGHDFSGRLGFGRRINTAYFNSAVWRLYNRFADAVQKSVLSMGLRPRINVLKADGGTMPLSMSRQLPIQSILSGPAASVMGIIAICDIREDAVILDIGGTTTDMAVFAGSAPLVEREGIAISGRPTLVRALRVKSIGVGGDSAIHVTPQGVTVGPKRLGPPMAFGGAHPTLVDALNVQNVIAYGNVAASFTGMAALAEGSGLDPETLADYAIAAAVNKIREEVAGFVREINDRPVYTIYEMLEGRKVAPTKVYVMGGPALALSALLQDAFSQEVVVPENFAVANAVGAALARPTFSVELFADTARGRMVVPSLGLSREVGRDYDLAAAEADATALLREHVRYLGAEDDEAPVETVERSSFNMVDDSTFLGRNIRVVCQVRPGVLPQYREAVTCPC; from the coding sequence ATGCTGCTTGGTATCGACGTCGGCGGAACGCACACGGACGCGGTGTTGATCGGCCGCCAGGGTATTGTGGCCATGGCCAAGATCAAGACCGATCACGACAACCTGCTTGTCTCCATCAAAGACGCCCTGGAAAGCATCGTCTCCGTGGCCGGGCCCGAGGGCGTCTCCCGGCTGAACCTGAGCACCACCCTGTCCACCAACGCCATCGTGGAGGGCGACACCGAGCCCGTGGGCATGTTCGTCTCCGGCGGCCCGGGCATCGATCCGGCCCTGTACCGGGTGGGGGACCACTATTTCACGGCCGAAGGCTGCATCGACCATCGGGGCGAGGAGACGGGGCCCCTGGACGAGGCCGCCGTGGACCGGGGGATGGCGGCCTGCCGGGAGGCCGGGGTGTCGGTGTTCGCGGCCGTGTCCAAATTTTCCACCCGAAACCCGGCCCACGAAAACCGCATCAAGGAGCTGGTGCATCCCCTGGCCGACTACGTGGCCATGGGACACGACTTCTCGGGCCGCCTGGGATTCGGGCGGCGCATCAACACCGCCTATTTCAACAGCGCCGTGTGGCGGCTCTATAACCGCTTCGCCGACGCCGTGCAGAAAAGCGTCCTGTCCATGGGGCTGCGGCCGCGCATCAACGTGCTCAAGGCCGACGGCGGCACCATGCCCCTGTCCATGTCCCGGCAACTGCCCATCCAGTCCATCCTGTCGGGCCCGGCGGCCTCGGTCATGGGCATCATCGCCATCTGCGACATCCGCGAGGACGCCGTGATCCTGGACATCGGCGGCACCACCACGGACATGGCCGTGTTCGCAGGCTCGGCCCCCCTGGTGGAGCGCGAGGGCATCGCCATCTCCGGGCGACCCACCCTGGTGCGGGCGCTTCGGGTCAAATCCATCGGCGTGGGCGGCGATTCGGCCATCCACGTCACGCCCCAGGGGGTCACGGTGGGCCCCAAGCGGCTCGGGCCGCCCATGGCCTTCGGCGGGGCGCATCCCACATTGGTGGATGCCCTAAATGTCCAAAACGTCATCGCCTACGGCAACGTGGCCGCCTCGTTTACGGGCATGGCCGCCCTGGCCGAGGGCTCGGGCCTGGACCCCGAAACCCTGGCCGACTACGCCATCGCGGCGGCCGTGAACAAGATCCGCGAGGAGGTGGCCGGGTTCGTGCGCGAGATCAACGACCGTCCGGTCTATACCATCTACGAGATGCTCGAAGGCCGCAAAGTGGCCCCCACCAAGGTCTACGTCATGGGCGGCCCGGCCCTGGCCCTCTCCGCCCTTTTGCAGGACGCCTTCTCCCAGGAGGTGGTGGTGCCGGAGAACTTCGCCGTGGCCAACGCCGTGGGCGCGGCCCTGGCCCGGCCCACCTTTTCCGTGGAGCTTTTCGCGGACACGGCCCGGGGGCGCATGGTGGTTCCGAGCCTGGGGCTGTCCCGGGAGGTGGGCCGGGACTACGATCTGGCCGCGGCCGAGGCCGACGCCACGGCGCTTTTACGGGAGCATGTCCGCTATCTCGGGGCGGAGGATGACGAGGCCCCGGTGGAGACGGTGGAGCGGTCATCGTTTAACATGGTGGACGATTCGACCTTTCTGGGGCGCAACATCCGGGTGGTGTGCCAGGTCAGGCCGGGCGTTTTGCCGCAGTATCGGGAGGCGGTCACGTGTCCGTGCTGA
- a CDS encoding histone deacetylase family protein, with translation MLKAARELGIVFFPAFDWAISPTHPERQERLLYTLDQLKEEGVFDIPGIREYKPEVAGEADVDRVHFCFPETSGVVSPSHLVSAGGAIRAGRLFMEKKAAKAFAMVRPPGHHAMKCVHGARGFCNINIEAVMIERLREEYGPLRVAIVDTDCHHGDGTQDIYWNDPDTLFISLHQDGRTLYPGTGFAHELGGPGALGATVNVPLPPGTSDEGFLYVAEHLIRPLLDDFKPDLVVNSAGQDNHFSDPITDMAFSAQGYAKLTEIVNADLAVLEGGYSIQGALPYVNLGIVLSMAGLDYSHVREPGFEPSRVRQGSAVTDYIRRQCVDIRKLAKNPPPRQRSGEMVGEWFVRRKTLYYDTDHITEYQTESVLVCPDCPGVLKIESESSRTPLCLGVQIPIRACPRCRSEGERVFEEGAKSGRYKVSRLIDRAGKRYERVGG, from the coding sequence GTGCTGAAAGCGGCCCGCGAACTGGGCATCGTGTTCTTCCCGGCCTTTGACTGGGCCATCTCCCCCACCCATCCCGAACGCCAGGAGCGGCTGCTCTATACCCTGGACCAGCTTAAGGAGGAGGGGGTTTTCGACATCCCTGGCATCCGCGAATACAAACCCGAGGTGGCCGGGGAAGCCGACGTGGACCGGGTGCATTTTTGTTTTCCGGAGACTTCCGGGGTGGTCAGCCCCTCGCACCTGGTGTCCGCCGGGGGGGCCATCCGGGCCGGACGGCTTTTCATGGAGAAAAAGGCCGCCAAGGCCTTCGCCATGGTCCGCCCGCCCGGGCACCACGCCATGAAATGCGTGCACGGGGCCAGGGGCTTTTGCAACATCAACATCGAAGCGGTGATGATCGAGCGGCTGCGCGAGGAATACGGGCCGCTTCGGGTGGCCATCGTGGACACGGACTGCCACCACGGCGACGGCACCCAGGACATCTACTGGAACGATCCGGACACGCTTTTCATCTCCCTGCACCAGGACGGCCGCACCCTCTATCCGGGCACGGGCTTCGCCCACGAGTTGGGCGGCCCGGGGGCGTTGGGGGCCACGGTGAACGTGCCCCTGCCGCCGGGCACCTCGGACGAGGGGTTTTTGTATGTGGCCGAGCACCTCATCCGGCCGCTTCTGGACGATTTCAAACCAGACCTGGTGGTCAACTCCGCCGGGCAGGACAACCACTTTTCCGACCCCATCACGGACATGGCCTTTTCCGCCCAGGGCTACGCCAAACTCACGGAGATCGTGAACGCCGACCTGGCCGTGCTCGAGGGCGGCTATTCCATCCAGGGCGCGCTGCCCTACGTGAACCTGGGCATTGTCCTGTCCATGGCCGGGCTGGACTATTCCCATGTGCGCGAACCGGGGTTCGAGCCGTCCCGGGTGCGCCAGGGCTCGGCCGTCACGGACTACATCAGGCGGCAGTGCGTGGACATCCGCAAGCTGGCGAAAAACCCGCCGCCCAGGCAGCGTAGCGGCGAGATGGTGGGGGAGTGGTTCGTGCGACGGAAAACGCTTTATTACGACACGGACCACATCACGGAATACCAGACCGAGAGCGTGCTGGTGTGTCCGGACTGCCCGGGGGTGCTCAAGATCGAGTCCGAGTCGTCGCGCACGCCGCTTTGCCTGGGGGTGCAGATACCGATCCGGGCCTGCCCACGCTGCCGGTCCGAGGGGGAGCGGGTCTTCGAGGAAGGGGCGAAAAGCGGGCGATACAAGGTGTCGCGGCTCATCGACCGGGCCGGGAAGCGGTACGAGAGGGTCGGTGGGTAG
- a CDS encoding aspartate aminotransferase family protein, with protein sequence MADAFSALRARDEASVMRTYGRYPLAVSRAQGSRLFDLDGREYVDLLAGIAVCNLGHCHPEVTEAIRRQAGELVHVSNLFFQREQVELAERLLATCHCGKAFFCNSGAEANEGAIKLARRFMREVRGREAYEIITLSGSFHGRTLATLTATGQDKIKHGFAPLPEGFVTVPWGDLDAVRSAIRPETAGVLIEVIQGEGGVNPLPRDYVSGLAALCRERGILFMIDEIQSGMCRTGKFWAFQHYGVTPDMFTCAKALANGLPMGALLATDEVAAGFVPGSHATTFGGTPLVSAAAATVLEVMVRERIDDRAKRVGDYAWGLFTDLRQTYPDKIAGVRGMGLMIGIELAFPGQAVWRELLDRGFVLNLTQERVLRLLPPLTIPREDLARFASALGAVLGAL encoded by the coding sequence ATGGCTGACGCGTTTTCGGCGCTACGGGCCAGGGACGAGGCAAGCGTGATGCGGACCTACGGCCGCTATCCGCTGGCTGTCTCTCGGGCCCAGGGCTCCCGGCTGTTCGACCTGGACGGACGGGAATACGTGGACCTTCTTGCCGGGATTGCGGTGTGCAACCTGGGTCACTGCCATCCCGAGGTGACCGAGGCCATCCGCCGACAGGCCGGGGAGCTGGTGCATGTGAGCAACCTGTTTTTTCAGCGCGAACAGGTTGAGCTTGCCGAACGTCTGCTGGCCACCTGTCACTGCGGCAAGGCCTTTTTCTGCAACTCCGGGGCCGAGGCCAACGAAGGGGCCATCAAGCTCGCCCGGCGCTTCATGCGCGAGGTGCGCGGCCGGGAGGCGTACGAGATCATCACGCTTTCCGGCTCGTTCCACGGCCGGACCCTGGCCACGCTGACGGCCACCGGCCAGGACAAGATCAAGCACGGGTTCGCGCCGCTGCCCGAGGGGTTCGTCACCGTGCCCTGGGGCGACCTGGACGCCGTGCGCAGCGCCATCCGGCCCGAAACGGCCGGGGTCTTGATCGAGGTCATCCAGGGCGAGGGCGGGGTCAATCCGCTGCCCAGGGACTACGTATCCGGCCTGGCGGCGCTTTGCCGGGAGCGGGGCATCCTCTTCATGATCGATGAAATCCAGTCCGGCATGTGCCGCACGGGCAAGTTCTGGGCCTTCCAGCACTACGGCGTCACGCCCGACATGTTCACCTGCGCCAAGGCCCTGGCCAACGGGCTGCCCATGGGGGCGCTTCTGGCCACGGACGAGGTGGCGGCCGGGTTCGTGCCCGGTAGCCATGCCACCACGTTCGGCGGCACGCCACTGGTGTCGGCGGCGGCGGCCACGGTGCTGGAGGTCATGGTCCGGGAGCGGATCGACGACCGGGCCAAACGCGTGGGCGACTACGCCTGGGGGCTTTTTACGGACTTGCGCCAGACCTATCCGGACAAGATCGCAGGCGTGCGCGGCATGGGGCTTATGATCGGCATCGAGTTGGCCTTTCCGGGCCAGGCGGTGTGGCGGGAGCTTCTGGACCGGGGGTTCGTCTTGAACCTGACCCAGGAGCGGGTCTTGCGGCTTCTGCCGCCTTTGACCATCCCGCGCGAGGATCTGGCCCGCTTCGCCTCGGCGCTTGGGGCCGTGCTGGGGGCGCTCTAA
- the dut gene encoding dUTP diphosphatase — MPCQLVKPVPVRVKYLRDTASPPHRGTDQSAGLDLSAALSVEVAIAPGERAAIPTGLSIEIGRPGIAGFVFSRSGLGAKDGLTVAQGVGVIDPDYRGEIMVFLLNTASEPRTVRPGQRIAQLVFLPVFTAEILAADELSDTGRGAGGFGHTGE; from the coding sequence ATGCCCTGCCAGCTCGTCAAGCCCGTGCCCGTGCGCGTCAAATATCTCCGGGACACAGCCTCGCCCCCGCACCGGGGCACGGACCAAAGCGCCGGGCTGGATCTGTCGGCAGCCCTTTCCGTCGAGGTGGCCATCGCCCCCGGGGAGCGCGCCGCCATCCCCACCGGCCTGTCCATCGAGATCGGCCGACCGGGCATTGCGGGCTTCGTGTTCTCCCGCAGCGGCCTGGGGGCCAAAGACGGCCTGACCGTGGCCCAGGGCGTGGGGGTCATCGACCCGGACTACCGGGGGGAGATCATGGTCTTTTTGCTCAACACCGCTTCTGAGCCGCGCACGGTGCGCCCTGGCCAGCGCATCGCGCAGCTTGTGTTTTTGCCCGTTTTCACCGCCGAGATCCTGGCCGCCGACGAGCTGTCGGACACCGGACGCGGGGCGGGCGGATTCGGGCATACGGGCGAATAA
- a CDS encoding SH3 domain-containing C40 family peptidase has translation MNRRLSALVLVLFAILAGCAPKTAPTPQPTAVRGQGEVEDLRVIPQKTMWFAEKNSPDKPLLSKEQAAMRLDEFTASQFKPWTQEKPGYSLKSVLEPFAQYKKSPGFDEKNRPRDPAWAANMEREADLRGFPRLARQAVAVHNTSIRAMPTAGARFNDPSQPGEGYPFDYLQHSAVHLGTPLYVFHATRDGSWLLVETPYTFGWIPAPDAAYVDEAFMREFMAAPLAAVIRDNVPLPGGQAADIGCVLPLAGKSGQGVSVLVPAPGPGGLAVLRQTTLTAQDAAPMPLAATPRQIAQVADRMMGQTYGWGGIDDKRDCSSMVRDLFAPFGIYLPRNSSAQAKAGPTMSLEELTPAQKEDAIRSRAVPFATLVWMRGHIMLYVGEFQGKPAVYHNIWGLRTLMADGREGRLVLGRAVITTLRAGEEVPEVKPERLLINRVLALTFLARPGY, from the coding sequence ATGAACCGTCGGTTGTCCGCCCTTGTCCTTGTCCTGTTCGCCATCCTGGCCGGATGCGCCCCGAAGACCGCCCCGACCCCCCAGCCCACCGCCGTACGCGGCCAGGGCGAGGTGGAGGATCTGCGGGTCATCCCCCAGAAAACCATGTGGTTTGCCGAAAAAAACTCCCCGGACAAGCCCCTTTTGAGCAAGGAACAGGCCGCCATGCGCCTGGACGAGTTCACGGCCTCCCAGTTCAAGCCCTGGACCCAGGAAAAGCCGGGCTACAGCCTCAAATCCGTTCTGGAACCTTTTGCGCAATACAAAAAGTCCCCGGGCTTCGACGAAAAAAACCGCCCCCGCGACCCGGCCTGGGCCGCAAACATGGAGCGCGAGGCCGATCTGCGCGGCTTCCCCCGCCTGGCTCGCCAGGCCGTGGCCGTCCACAACACCAGCATCCGGGCCATGCCCACGGCCGGGGCCCGGTTCAACGATCCGAGCCAGCCCGGCGAGGGCTATCCCTTCGACTATCTGCAACACTCGGCCGTGCACCTGGGCACGCCCCTGTACGTGTTCCACGCCACCCGCGACGGTTCCTGGCTCCTGGTGGAGACGCCCTACACCTTCGGCTGGATACCGGCCCCGGACGCGGCCTATGTGGATGAGGCCTTCATGCGCGAGTTTATGGCCGCGCCCCTGGCCGCCGTCATCCGGGACAACGTGCCCCTGCCCGGCGGACAGGCGGCGGACATCGGCTGCGTGCTGCCCCTGGCCGGGAAGTCCGGCCAGGGCGTAAGCGTGCTGGTCCCCGCGCCCGGCCCGGGAGGCTTGGCCGTCCTGCGCCAGACCACCCTGACGGCCCAGGACGCGGCCCCCATGCCCCTTGCGGCCACGCCCCGCCAGATCGCCCAGGTGGCCGACCGCATGATGGGCCAGACCTACGGCTGGGGCGGCATTGACGACAAACGCGACTGCTCGTCCATGGTCCGCGACCTGTTCGCCCCCTTTGGCATCTACCTGCCGCGCAATTCCAGCGCCCAGGCCAAGGCGGGCCCCACCATGTCCCTGGAGGAGCTCACCCCGGCCCAGAAGGAGGACGCCATCCGGTCCCGGGCCGTGCCGTTTGCCACCCTGGTGTGGATGCGCGGGCACATCATGCTCTATGTCGGGGAATTTCAAGGAAAACCGGCGGTCTACCACAACATCTGGGGACTGCGCACCCTCATGGCCGACGGCCGAGAAGGCCGGCTGGTGCTGGGCCGGGCGGTGATCACCACGCTTCGGGCCGGGGAGGAGGTTCCCGAGGTCAAGCCTGAGCGGCTGCTTATCAACCGGGTGCTGGCCCTGACCTTCCTGGCCCGGCCGGGGTATTGA
- a CDS encoding M48 family metallopeptidase yields MAISAPGRGPGATKHVVATATARQTAAASRLVASMLDMPVPVCVRLSRRAGGVILRMLPARGLEIVVPAGFNLELLPVAVESRRTWIEDAAARLAASGELPGLLPVLMPRRIPLTALGLEYRVDYLAREAAGRTCRVREMGAGRLAVSLAGPQVGSVAGGEPLESARQALCAFVKAKAGPLLVSALRQTSQETGLPFVSARVRQQRTRWGSCTAGGRVSLNVNLAFLPAVLARYVFIHELCHTRHQDHSPRFWGAVRAIVPDCRELDAALRHGAHYVPLWFSRGITGPLS; encoded by the coding sequence ATGGCCATATCCGCCCCAGGGCGCGGCCCGGGGGCCACAAAACACGTCGTGGCCACGGCCACGGCGCGGCAGACGGCGGCGGCCTCGCGTCTGGTGGCGAGCATGCTCGATATGCCCGTGCCGGTTTGCGTCCGCCTCAGCCGTCGGGCCGGGGGCGTGATCCTGCGCATGCTGCCGGCACGGGGCCTGGAGATCGTGGTTCCGGCGGGTTTCAACCTTGAGCTTTTGCCCGTGGCCGTGGAGTCGCGGCGGACCTGGATCGAGGACGCGGCGGCCAGGCTTGCGGCCTCGGGGGAACTGCCGGGGCTTTTGCCCGTGCTTATGCCCCGGCGCATCCCCCTGACGGCGCTTGGGCTGGAATACCGGGTGGACTATCTTGCCCGCGAGGCGGCGGGCCGGACCTGCCGGGTGCGCGAGATGGGGGCCGGGCGTCTGGCAGTGTCCCTGGCCGGGCCCCAGGTCGGGAGTGTGGCGGGCGGCGAGCCCCTGGAGTCCGCCCGGCAGGCGCTGTGCGCCTTTGTGAAGGCCAAGGCCGGGCCGCTTCTGGTTTCGGCCCTGCGCCAGACGAGCCAGGAGACGGGCTTGCCCTTCGTCTCGGCCCGGGTCCGGCAGCAGCGCACCCGCTGGGGAAGCTGCACGGCCGGAGGGCGGGTGAGCCTCAATGTCAATCTGGCCTTTCTGCCCGCCGTCCTGGCCCGCTACGTGTTCATCCACGAGCTGTGCCACACCCGGCATCAGGACCATTCCCCACGCTTTTGGGGGGCCGTGCGGGCCATTGTGCCCGACTGCCGGGAACTGGATGCAGCCCTGCGACACGGGGCGCACTACGTGCCCTTGTGGTTCTCGCGGGGGATTACGGGGCCTTTGTCGTAA
- the rnr gene encoding ribonuclease R produces MDVSPAAVIRLFRERKRPLSDNEVVDGLRAGRVRRQQVRDILDDLVEEGRLIRIDRAYGLTESMNLMVGRLEIQRSGVGYVIPDDKRRKDLFISQRDMGDAWHGDRVAAAVTRERTGKNHEGRVARILERGHNAFPCRVIKRMGKDLFLCRPTDPRQPMSFMADYRPAAGGKEPSLEDIITVTAGEKLEYRIYSGSATALLGPQRDAAVQEKLVKINHEVPSTFPRRTLAEAGALPEEPGEADFAGRQDLRKVPFVTIDGAKARDFDDAVHVEKISRGYRLRVAIADVSHYVPEGSALDKEALERGNSYYFPQSVEPMFPERLSNGLCSLNPHVPRLAMVADMKFSDKGIIRESVFYTAVIQSAARLTYAQVNQGLLLGDEEARKTMAPVMPMLEKAEKLARLLRGLRQERGTLDFDLPEPEIHFNLDGEPVDIRPRVRHFGHQIVEEFMIAANEAVARFLTEQETPLLYRIHPDPDPAKLEALFKLLGTTSLATSLPAEPGPGDLNLMLRAAAETDLDFLVSRLALRTMMQASYSPRHEGHFGLASVCYCHFTSPIRRYADLIVHRAIKKALAGEGPGWISPIKLQKAAEHLSRRERVAMEAEREILKRITVLFLEDKVGQEFTGVIGSLADFGFWVELKEVMAEGMVRLSTITDDYYGFFPERQELLGERTGRAFRLGQTITVELMDVGIDRLEVNLRLLEGGEMGEPGGRKGKPRAAGSSKSGRSGRSGRSGGSGEQGKSTKSKRSKKTSAAPGAGAAPRTAQAAESGDAPKRSSSSRRRGRRRKR; encoded by the coding sequence ATGGACGTCAGCCCGGCGGCGGTGATCAGGCTTTTTCGGGAACGCAAAAGGCCCCTGTCGGACAACGAGGTGGTGGATGGCCTTCGGGCGGGCCGGGTGCGCCGCCAGCAGGTGCGCGATATCCTGGACGATCTGGTTGAGGAAGGACGGCTGATTCGCATCGACCGGGCCTACGGCCTGACCGAAAGCATGAATCTGATGGTCGGGCGCTTGGAAATCCAGCGTTCCGGGGTGGGCTACGTCATCCCCGACGACAAGCGCCGCAAGGATCTGTTCATCTCCCAAAGGGACATGGGCGACGCCTGGCACGGCGACCGGGTGGCCGCCGCCGTGACCCGGGAGCGCACCGGGAAAAATCATGAGGGCCGGGTGGCCCGCATCCTCGAGCGGGGCCACAACGCCTTTCCGTGCCGGGTGATCAAACGCATGGGCAAGGATCTTTTTCTGTGCCGTCCCACGGACCCCCGCCAGCCCATGAGCTTCATGGCCGATTACCGCCCTGCGGCCGGGGGCAAAGAGCCCTCCCTGGAGGACATCATCACGGTCACGGCCGGGGAGAAGCTGGAATACCGCATCTATTCCGGCTCGGCCACGGCCCTTTTGGGCCCTCAGCGCGACGCCGCCGTGCAGGAGAAGCTGGTCAAGATCAACCACGAGGTGCCCTCGACCTTCCCCCGGCGCACCCTGGCCGAGGCCGGGGCCCTTCCCGAAGAACCGGGCGAGGCCGATTTCGCCGGTCGCCAGGATCTGCGCAAGGTGCCCTTCGTGACCATTGACGGGGCCAAGGCCCGGGACTTCGACGACGCCGTGCATGTGGAGAAAATTTCCCGGGGCTACCGCCTGCGGGTGGCCATCGCCGACGTGTCCCACTACGTGCCCGAGGGTTCAGCCCTGGACAAGGAGGCCCTGGAACGCGGCAACTCCTACTATTTCCCCCAGTCCGTGGAGCCCATGTTCCCCGAGCGGCTCTCCAACGGGCTGTGCAGCCTCAATCCCCATGTGCCCCGGCTGGCCATGGTGGCGGACATGAAATTCTCCGACAAGGGGATCATCCGGGAGTCCGTCTTCTATACGGCGGTGATCCAAAGCGCGGCCCGCCTGACCTATGCCCAGGTGAACCAGGGGCTTTTATTGGGCGACGAGGAGGCGCGCAAGACCATGGCCCCGGTTATGCCCATGCTGGAAAAGGCCGAGAAGCTGGCCCGGCTGCTGCGCGGCCTGCGCCAGGAGCGCGGCACCCTGGACTTCGATCTGCCCGAGCCGGAAATCCATTTCAATCTCGACGGCGAACCCGTGGACATCCGGCCCCGGGTGCGCCATTTCGGGCACCAGATCGTTGAGGAATTCATGATCGCGGCCAACGAGGCCGTGGCCAGGTTTCTCACGGAACAGGAAACGCCCCTTTTGTACCGCATCCATCCCGATCCCGACCCGGCCAAGCTTGAGGCCCTGTTCAAGCTTTTGGGAACCACCAGCCTGGCCACGTCGCTTCCGGCCGAGCCCGGCCCGGGCGACCTGAACCTGATGTTGCGCGCGGCGGCGGAGACGGACCTGGATTTTCTGGTCAGCCGTCTGGCCCTGCGCACCATGATGCAGGCCTCCTATTCCCCGCGCCATGAAGGGCATTTCGGGCTGGCCTCGGTCTGCTACTGCCATTTCACCTCGCCGATTCGACGCTATGCCGACCTTATCGTCCACCGGGCCATCAAAAAGGCCCTGGCCGGAGAGGGCCCGGGCTGGATCAGCCCGATCAAGCTCCAGAAGGCGGCCGAGCACTTAAGCCGCCGGGAGCGGGTGGCCATGGAGGCCGAGCGCGAGATTTTAAAGCGCATCACGGTGCTCTTTCTGGAAGACAAGGTGGGGCAGGAGTTCACCGGGGTCATCGGGTCGCTGGCCGACTTCGGGTTCTGGGTGGAGCTCAAGGAGGTCATGGCCGAGGGCATGGTCCGGCTGTCCACCATCACCGACGACTATTACGGATTTTTTCCCGAGCGCCAGGAGCTTTTGGGCGAACGCACGGGGCGGGCCTTCCGGCTGGGGCAGACCATCACCGTGGAGCTGATGGATGTGGGCATCGACCGGCTGGAGGTCAATCTGCGGCTGCTCGAGGGCGGCGAGATGGGAGAGCCCGGGGGCAGGAAGGGCAAGCCCCGGGCCGCCGGATCCTCCAAGTCGGGGCGTTCTGGCCGGTCGGGCCGGTCAGGCGGCTCGGGAGAGCAGGGCAAGTCAACGAAGTCGAAGCGGTCGAAAAAAACGTCCGCAGCGCCCGGCGCAGGTGCCGCGCCAAGGACCGCACAGGCGGCCGAGTCCGGCGACGCGCCGAAGCGGTCGAGCTCGTCGCGCCGCAGGGGCCGGAGGCGGAAGCGGTAG
- a CDS encoding ABC transporter substrate-binding protein, with protein MHPTLSPDKGRSRPGRLAAALLILVAAMILGAPQAMAQKGGYTLGALVPLTGPLAARGRTAQAALKLAETDIRSYLAGAGSGESFSIAIEDTGSNPGKALAALKRLTDKGIRLVVGPASDDETAAVEEFASQKGIALISYGSAAQYLARKDDLLFRLCPSNTYQAEALTALIKQEGHTVMIPLWRGDTVGDELVVHAKARFKQLGGEAAAGTRYNPDRTDYAAILDELARETENIRAANPKAKPAIVFVGGGEVAPIFKLAAKHPVLAGLPWFGSDATALNDDIAKDPESAAFALRTRFTAPRYGEGGANVYTQIERRIAKETDQFPDPQSAAAYDAAWLAFLAAQTAEALDPATLKRFIPLLAERTYGVTGWLALNEYGDRREDWDFDFWALGKDGDTYFWEKIARYQLEPGLPKELYLGSPKK; from the coding sequence ATGCACCCCACCCTGTCGCCCGATAAGGGCCGTTCCCGTCCGGGCCGCCTCGCGGCCGCCCTCCTGATCCTGGTTGCGGCCATGATCCTTGGCGCGCCCCAGGCCATGGCCCAGAAAGGCGGATACACCCTGGGGGCGCTCGTGCCCCTGACCGGCCCCCTGGCCGCCAGGGGCCGCACCGCCCAGGCCGCCCTGAAGCTGGCCGAAACCGATATCCGTAGCTACCTGGCTGGCGCCGGGTCCGGCGAATCCTTTTCCATCGCCATCGAAGACACGGGCTCCAACCCCGGCAAGGCCCTGGCCGCCCTCAAACGGCTGACAGACAAGGGCATCCGGCTGGTCGTCGGCCCGGCCAGCGACGACGAGACCGCCGCCGTGGAGGAGTTCGCCTCTCAAAAGGGCATCGCGCTCATAAGCTACGGCAGCGCCGCCCAATACCTGGCCAGAAAAGACGATCTGCTGTTCCGCCTGTGCCCCTCCAACACCTATCAGGCCGAGGCCCTGACCGCGCTGATCAAACAGGAGGGCCACACGGTCATGATCCCCCTGTGGCGCGGCGACACCGTGGGCGACGAGCTGGTGGTCCACGCCAAGGCCCGCTTCAAGCAGCTCGGCGGCGAGGCGGCGGCCGGAACGCGCTACAATCCCGACCGCACGGACTATGCGGCCATCCTGGACGAACTGGCCAGGGAGACGGAAAACATCCGGGCCGCCAATCCCAAGGCCAAACCGGCCATCGTGTTCGTGGGCGGAGGCGAGGTGGCGCCCATCTTCAAGCTCGCCGCCAAGCATCCGGTCCTGGCCGGACTTCCCTGGTTCGGCAGCGACGCCACGGCCTTAAACGACGACATCGCCAAAGACCCCGAAAGCGCGGCCTTCGCCCTGCGCACCCGGTTCACCGCCCCGCGCTACGGCGAGGGAGGGGCCAACGTCTACACCCAGATCGAACGGCGCATCGCCAAAGAGACGGACCAGTTCCCCGACCCCCAGAGCGCGGCGGCCTACGACGCGGCCTGGCTGGCCTTCCTGGCCGCCCAGACCGCCGAAGCCCTGGACCCGGCCACGCTGAAGCGGTTCATCCCGCTTCTGGCCGAGCGCACCTACGGGGTCACGGGCTGGCTGGCTCTTAATGAATATGGGGATCGCCGGGAAGATTGGGACTTCGATTTCTGGGCCCTGGGCAAGGACGGGGACACCTACTTCTGGGAAAAAATCGCCCGCTACCAGCTCGAACCCGGACTGCCCAAGGAACTGTACCTCGGATCGCCCAAAAAGTAG